A single Hippopotamus amphibius kiboko isolate mHipAmp2 chromosome 5, mHipAmp2.hap2, whole genome shotgun sequence DNA region contains:
- the LOC130853783 gene encoding transmembrane protein 14C-like: MQKDSGPLVPLHWLGFGYAALIASGGIIGYVKAGSVPSLAAGLLFGGLAGLGAYQLSQDPRHIWVFLVTSGTLAGIMGMRFYHSGKFMPAGLIAGASLLMVAKLGISALSKPHQ; encoded by the coding sequence ATGCAGAAGGACTCTGGCCCTCTAGTGCCTTTACATTGGCTTGGCTTTGGCTATGCAGCACTGATTGCTTCCGGTGGGATCATTGGCTATGTAAAAGCAGGCAGTGTCCCGTCCCTGGCCGCTGGGCTCCTCTTCGGTGGATTAGCAGGCCTGGGTGCCTATCAGCTGTCTCAGGATCCAAGGCACATTTGGGTTTTCTTAGTTACATCTGGAACTCTGGCTGGCATTATGGGAATGAGATTCTACCACTCCGGAAAATTTATGCCTGCAGGCTTAATTGCGGGTGCCAGTTTGCTGATGGTCGCCAAACTTGGAATTAGTGCGTTGAGTAAACCCCATCAGTAG